The Deinococcus radiotolerans genomic sequence TGTTCCGACTGCATCCGGCACGGTGGTAGTAATGGAACGGAGAGTCGGGGTTTATTGAAATCAGAGCGTGATTTTATCCGTTTGTGACGGCACATTCCTTCCACGCGCTGTTCATCTCATTCCCAGCCTGGTCTCCAACCCATTCAGAAAGGATCGGGTGGCGTAGGAAACCTGGTCCAGAGGCAGGCTGACTCGGCTCAGCGGACGGCGCAACTCGGGCAAGTCCAGGGGCAGCCGGACCAGCACCCCCGACTGCACTTCCCGGCGCACCCGCAGTTCCGGCAGCAACGCAACCCCCAATCCCTGAATGACCGCTTCCTTGACAGCCTCAGTGCCAGGTAGTTCCAGCCGATTGCTGCCGACCATCCTGGTGTGCGCCAGCGCCTGCTCCGCCACCTCCCGGGTACCGGAACCGTGTTCCCGCCAGATCAGTGGCAGCACCGTATCTGCCGGGAATGAGTCCACCAGTGGATGATCAGGGGCGGCCACCAACACCAGCTCGTCGTGTCCGAAGACCTGGACCTGCCACTCCGCAGGCAGAGGGCCTGGTGGGCCCTCGATCAGTGCCACTTCGATCTGACCTGCCTGGAGCAGCCCCATGACCTCCTGGGTATTGCCTTGCCGGATCTCGAAGGCCACGCCCGGATACTGGGCATGGTAGGACGCCAGGGCCGCAGGCAACAGGGACGCGGCAATCGTGCTGCTGGCCGCCAACCGCAGGGTTCCCGTTTCCAGGCCCTGACGCTCATGGACGTAGGTGCGAGCGCCGTCCATCACGCGGCCCAGCGCCTGGGCGTGCACCAGCAGGCCCTCGCCCGCCCCGGTCAGCGTCACCCCGGTCCGGTGCCGCCGGAAGATAGGCTCTCCGACCGCCTGGGTCAGCAACTTGAGCTGGCTGGACACGGCGGGCTGAGTCAGGTTCAGTTCCTCGGCGGCAGCGCTCAGACTGCCCAGCCGCGCCACCCGCACGAACGTCAACAGATGCTCCGGATTCAGGGCCATGCCAGATATATATATTTTTTGCCTCAGTAAAATCAACTCTAATTTGAGTTTATAATACGGGACATCTATCCTTCATTCATGACTGCTTCGCCTCTATTTGCCCGCCAGGACAGTGCCTTGACTGTCGTGCAGGCCTTCACGCCCAACTGGTTCGCCGCGACCATGGGCACCGGCATCCTGGCCCTGATGCTCCCGCACCTGCCGCTGCCCGGCACTGCACTCCTGGGTGAAGGTCTGTGGGTGCTGAACATGGTCCTGCTGGTCCTGTTCACGGCCCTCTCAGTGGCCCGCATCGCCCTGTTCCCGAAAGACAGCCTGGCTACGCTGCACCACCCGGTCCAGAGCATGTTCCTGGGCGCCGTACCGATGGGCCTGGCAACGGTCATCAACGGCCTGATCGCTTTCGGCGTCCCGCGCTGGGGCGAGGGCGCGGCTGTGCTGGCCCGCGACCTGTGGGCCTTCGACGCCCTGCTCTCGGTGGGGGTCGGGTTGCTGGTGCCCTACCTGATGTTCACCCGGCAGGACCACGCCCTGGAGCGCATGACCGGCGTGTGGCTGCTGCCCATCGTCGCCTCGGAGGTGGCCGCCGCGAGCGCCGGACTGATCGCGCCGCACCTGGACACCAGCAGCGCGACCACGCTGGTCTACGCCGGATACGTGCTTTTCGCGCTGTCGGTGCCGCTGGCCCTGATGGTCATCACGGTGCTGATCCTGCGGCTGGCCCAGCACAAGTTGCCCACCCCCGACCTGGCCGTGAGCATGTTCCTGCCCCTGGGGCCGCTGGCGACGGGTGCCCTGGCCCTGCTGCAACTGGGCGAGGCCGCGCCGCGCGTGCTGGCCGCGCAGGGGCTGGGCGAACTGGCCCCGGTATTGACCGGGCTGGGACTGGCGGGCGGGCTGGTGCTGTGGGGCTTCGGGGCGTGGTGGCTGGCACTGGCGACCCTGACCACCCTGCGGTTCGTGCGCCGGGGGCTGCCCTTCAACCTGGGCTGGTGGGGGCTGACCTTCCCGCTGGGGGTCTACACGGCAGCGACCTTTGGCCTGGGCGCGCTGACCCATTTGGACGTCTTTACCCATCTGGGCCACGTGTTCGTGGTGGTCCTCACGGCGCTGTGGGGACTGGTCACGGCGCACACCCTGCGCGGCGTGTGGCGCGGCGAGTTGTTCGGCGTGCCCCCCCTCTCGCGTGAAACCGGGCTGCCCCGTCCCTGAGCCTGCTTTGACTTCTATAGATTCCCCTCGTCCCCTCATTCACCGGAGGTCCACCATGTCCGACGACCGCACCCCCATGACCCGCCGCGCCGCCCTGGGCCTGCTTGGCAGCGCCGGAGCCGCCCTGACCCTGGCCGCACCGCTCAGGCGCAGACGACTGTGACCACCGGCACCGCCCCCATCTTCAGTGGCCCTGGTCCGCTGGACGGCTGGAATGGCCTGGGACCGCTGATCGCCCTGCCACAGAAGGTTCCGCTGATCCGGCTGGTGGACCGCCCCCCGCTGTACGAGACGCCCCGCGTCTACTTCCAAAGCCCCTTTACGCCCGCCGCCGCATTCTTTGTGCGCTCGAACTTGTCGCTGTTTCCGACCAATATCGACCTGAAGACCTAACGGCTGAAGATCGAGGGCAACGTGGGCACGCCGCAGTCGTTCAGTCTGGCGCAACTGACCCAGGACTTCGAGGCGGTCAGCGTGAACGCCGTGATGCATTGCACGTGCAACAGCCGCAGTCGCTTTCAGCCGCGCCGTCCAGGCGGGCAGTGGGGCAACGGCGCGATGGGCCTGCGTGACCTGCTGGGGAAAGCGGGCGTGAAATCCGGCAGCGTGCAGGTGCAGTTTCAGAGCCTGGACAAGGGTGCGGGCGCACCCGGCAGCGGTGGGGCCGATTACAAGAAGAGCCTGAACGTGAACGACCCTGTATTGGACGAGTGCATCGTGGCCTACGCCATGAACGGCCAGCCGCTGCCGATGGTCAACGGGTTTCCGGTGCGACTGGTCGTGCCCAGCTACTTCGCGACGTACTGGATGAAGCCCCTGAGCTTTATCCGGATCCTGACCAAGCCCGACGACAACTTCTGGATGGCGACCGCTTACCTGCAACCCGACAACCTGCGCGGCACGACCACTCCAGAAGCCGTGAAGGCCAAGACTGTGAAGTTCCGGCCCGTGGGCAGCATGCCGGTGCGCTCATTCATCGTGACGCCTGACGAGACGGTCAAGGCCCCGGCAGGATTGCCCCTGAACGTGCAGGGACTGGCGATGAGTGGTCGCGGCGCGGTCACGAAGGTGGAGGTCTCCACCGACGGGGTAGTTGGCTGGTAGTTCCAGCCAACTACCATTGCATCCAGAACATGTACTCTGCGCATAGAGGAAGGTATGTATGCTGCGCCCATTCCCCGCCGAAACTGGCGTCGACCTGTATCACCCGGGCCAATGGTGAACCTACTCGAACTTCGGGTATCGTCTACATCTGACACCGCACATCAGCGGCTGATCGTCCAACTGCAGCATGGGCAGGACGACGCCTTGAGGGAACTGTACGATGACCTGTCCGGCGTCACCTACCGCGTCTGCCTGCGGATGCTGGGCACGCCGGAAGACGCCGAGGAGGCGCTCCAGGACACCTTCGTTCGGCTCGCGGACCGGGCCGATGTATATGAACCGTCGCGGGGAACCGTCAAAACCTTCGTGCTGACCATCGCCCACCACCTCTGTCTGGAACGGCTGCGGACCCGGCGCGCCCGTCCACAGCGGCAACAGGAATGGGAAGACGACCGAGCGTTCGATGTGCCTGCTCCCACTGCCCGTGATTCGCTGGACGAGGCCCTGGTACAGTCCGCCCTGGCCGGCTTACCGGACACTGACCGGGCCCTGCTGGAAGCGATGTTCTTCGGTGGCTACACCCACGCTGAGATTACCACCCGCACCGGCCTGCCGCTCGGCACCGTCAAGAGCCGGTTGCGCCGCGCCCTGCTGAAACTCAGAGAAAGGATGCTGCCATGACCCGTCAACCAGACCGTTCCAGCGGCGACCATCCAAGCGACCTGCTGCCTGAATACGTCCTGGGAAGCCTCGATACGGCACAGGCCGTGAATGTGGAGAGCCACCTGCTGAGCTGCGCTGTCTGCCGCGCTGAGGTGGGCCGGCTGCGTGACGCCCTGTTCTCACTGGCCAACGATTTGCCCGGCGTCCCAGCG encodes the following:
- a CDS encoding LysR family transcriptional regulator, with amino-acid sequence MALNPEHLLTFVRVARLGSLSAAAEELNLTQPAVSSQLKLLTQAVGEPIFRRHRTGVTLTGAGEGLLVHAQALGRVMDGARTYVHERQGLETGTLRLAASSTIAASLLPAALASYHAQYPGVAFEIRQGNTQEVMGLLQAGQIEVALIEGPPGPLPAEWQVQVFGHDELVLVAAPDHPLVDSFPADTVLPLIWREHGSGTREVAEQALAHTRMVGSNRLELPGTEAVKEAVIQGLGVALLPELRVRREVQSGVLVRLPLDLPELRRPLSRVSLPLDQVSYATRSFLNGLETRLGMR
- a CDS encoding TDT family transporter, with translation MTASPLFARQDSALTVVQAFTPNWFAATMGTGILALMLPHLPLPGTALLGEGLWVLNMVLLVLFTALSVARIALFPKDSLATLHHPVQSMFLGAVPMGLATVINGLIAFGVPRWGEGAAVLARDLWAFDALLSVGVGLLVPYLMFTRQDHALERMTGVWLLPIVASEVAAASAGLIAPHLDTSSATTLVYAGYVLFALSVPLALMVITVLILRLAQHKLPTPDLAVSMFLPLGPLATGALALLQLGEAAPRVLAAQGLGELAPVLTGLGLAGGLVLWGFGAWWLALATLTTLRFVRRGLPFNLGWWGLTFPLGVYTAATFGLGALTHLDVFTHLGHVFVVVLTALWGLVTAHTLRGVWRGELFGVPPLSRETGLPRP
- a CDS encoding molybdopterin-dependent oxidoreductase — its product is MGTPQSFSLAQLTQDFEAVSVNAVMHCTCNSRSRFQPRRPGGQWGNGAMGLRDLLGKAGVKSGSVQVQFQSLDKGAGAPGSGGADYKKSLNVNDPVLDECIVAYAMNGQPLPMVNGFPVRLVVPSYFATYWMKPLSFIRILTKPDDNFWMATAYLQPDNLRGTTTPEAVKAKTVKFRPVGSMPVRSFIVTPDETVKAPAGLPLNVQGLAMSGRGAVTKVEVSTDGVVGW
- a CDS encoding RNA polymerase sigma factor, whose translation is MVNLLELRVSSTSDTAHQRLIVQLQHGQDDALRELYDDLSGVTYRVCLRMLGTPEDAEEALQDTFVRLADRADVYEPSRGTVKTFVLTIAHHLCLERLRTRRARPQRQQEWEDDRAFDVPAPTARDSLDEALVQSALAGLPDTDRALLEAMFFGGYTHAEITTRTGLPLGTVKSRLRRALLKLRERMLP